In Phreatobacter stygius, a genomic segment contains:
- a CDS encoding cation diffusion facilitator family transporter: MSKTLKLAAGSLVVGVVVLGLKLLAWRMTGSIALYSDALESTVNVATAIAAILAVRLAERPADANHPYGHHKAEYVSAVLEGVMIVVAAILIMREAYSGLLAPKALDAPLEGLLVNGLASLINAAWCWLLITRGRQWRSPALLADGRHLLSDVVSSVGVTLGVLLAIVTGWAILDPLLAAIVALNILWSGWQVMKDSLGGLMDEAVPEKTLERIRGVISCEADGALEAHDLRTRQAGRVTFIDFHLVVPGQTLVSQAHDICDRIERALKAEIEDALVTIHVEPENKAKHSGIVVL, from the coding sequence ATGTCGAAAACCCTCAAGCTGGCGGCCGGGAGCCTCGTCGTCGGCGTCGTCGTGCTCGGCCTGAAACTGCTCGCCTGGCGCATGACCGGCTCGATCGCGCTCTATTCCGACGCGCTGGAGAGCACGGTCAACGTGGCGACCGCCATCGCCGCGATCCTCGCCGTCCGGCTGGCGGAGCGGCCGGCCGACGCCAACCATCCTTATGGCCACCACAAGGCCGAATATGTCAGCGCCGTCCTGGAAGGCGTGATGATCGTCGTGGCCGCCATCCTGATCATGCGCGAGGCCTATTCGGGACTGCTGGCGCCGAAGGCGCTCGACGCCCCGCTCGAGGGCCTGCTGGTCAACGGGCTCGCCAGCCTGATCAATGCCGCCTGGTGCTGGCTGCTGATCACCCGCGGCAGGCAATGGCGTTCGCCGGCGCTGCTCGCCGATGGCCGCCATCTCCTGTCCGACGTGGTCTCGTCCGTTGGCGTGACGCTCGGCGTGCTGCTCGCCATCGTCACCGGCTGGGCCATTCTGGACCCGCTGCTCGCCGCCATCGTCGCGCTCAACATCCTCTGGTCCGGCTGGCAGGTGATGAAGGATTCGCTCGGTGGCCTGATGGACGAGGCGGTGCCGGAAAAAACGCTCGAGCGCATCCGCGGCGTCATCTCATGCGAGGCCGACGGCGCCTTGGAAGCGCATGACCTGCGCACCCGGCAGGCCGGCCGCGTCACCTTCATCGATTTTCATCTGGTGGTGCCCGGCCAGACCCTGGTGTCGCAGGCCCATGACATCTGCGACCGGATCGAACGTGCCTTGAAGGCCGAGATCGAGGACGCC
- a CDS encoding spermidine synthase, with product MIPWQLLDTATMPGGGELRLKRRGAEFSIMSGQIELMNSRLSSSEEALATKSCNRLGDRARPHMLIGGLGMGFTLRTALTGLGPDARVTVAELVPAVVAWARGPMAEIFGTSLTDPRVSIRETDVGDLIRSGAAAYDAILLDVDNGPEGLSRDANNELYGMGGLRAARTALRPGGILAVWSSAPAPAFTQRLREAGFSVDEIRVRANGTGGGARHVIWMAASPGAPALPRRPSRAP from the coding sequence GTGATCCCCTGGCAACTGCTCGACACCGCAACAATGCCCGGCGGCGGCGAACTGCGCCTGAAGCGGCGCGGCGCCGAGTTCTCGATCATGTCGGGACAGATCGAGCTGATGAACAGCCGTCTCAGCAGCTCGGAAGAGGCACTCGCGACGAAGTCCTGCAACCGGCTTGGCGACCGGGCCAGGCCGCATATGTTGATCGGTGGCCTCGGCATGGGTTTCACGCTCCGTACCGCCCTGACCGGGCTCGGACCCGACGCCCGGGTCACCGTTGCCGAGCTGGTTCCGGCCGTGGTCGCCTGGGCACGCGGCCCAATGGCCGAGATTTTCGGCACCAGCCTGACCGATCCGCGCGTCAGCATCCGCGAGACCGATGTCGGCGACCTCATCCGGTCCGGCGCCGCGGCCTATGATGCGATCCTGCTCGATGTCGACAACGGCCCGGAGGGGCTGAGCCGCGACGCCAATAACGAGCTCTACGGCATGGGCGGATTGCGCGCCGCCCGGACGGCGCTGCGTCCCGGCGGCATCCTGGCGGTCTGGTCGTCGGCGCCGGCCCCGGCCTTCACGCAGCGGCTGCGCGAGGCCGGTTTCAGCGTCGACGAAATCCGCGTGCGCGCCAATGGGACAGGCGGCGGTGCGCGCCATGTCATCTGGATGGCGGCCAGTCCTGGCGCGCCTGCCCTGCCCCGAAGGCCGAGCCGGGCGCCCTGA
- a CDS encoding DUF6220 domain-containing protein: MTDPDVQLVRDRSAKVAPRYVVYAIAMIPPIILAQFLLAGLALFQSATIWGLHGGLGFLLMIPIVTVWIATLTTASIRPLRWWALVQVILYALQIIWIVAGQATGSGILQALHPFNAGLLLTAALVLVAKVHRSHAG, from the coding sequence ATGACCGATCCGGATGTGCAACTGGTTCGCGACCGCTCCGCCAAGGTCGCCCCGCGTTATGTCGTTTATGCCATCGCCATGATCCCGCCGATCATTCTCGCGCAGTTCCTGCTCGCCGGGTTGGCCCTGTTCCAGAGCGCGACAATCTGGGGCCTGCACGGCGGCCTGGGCTTCCTCTTGATGATCCCGATCGTCACGGTGTGGATCGCCACACTGACCACGGCCAGCATCCGGCCGCTGCGCTGGTGGGCACTGGTCCAGGTGATCCTCTATGCCCTGCAGATCATCTGGATCGTCGCCGGCCAAGCCACCGGTTCGGGCATCCTGCAGGCCTTGCACCCGTTCAATGCCGGCCTGCTCCTGACCGCCGCCCTGGTGCTGGTCGCCAAGGTCCACCGGAGCCACGCGGGCTGA
- a CDS encoding NAD(P)H-dependent oxidoreductase produces MPKTQTHTKAKAKTLILVFHPDLARSKANAALVAAANRLDDVEIVDMQALYPSGSISVDTEVRRLIAADRIVLQFPVMWYSPPPILKSWQNAVLTHMFYIAYEDEGRLIEGRPLLVAATAGNLPAAYAPEGVNLFALTNLLRPLQSTAHRCGLVWAEPFTVYEANRLNPQARDLAGRRYAERLRHWSAETASHPAGSATEPVAVEA; encoded by the coding sequence ATGCCCAAGACCCAGACACACACCAAGGCCAAGGCGAAGACCTTGATCCTGGTCTTTCACCCCGACCTTGCCCGCTCCAAGGCCAATGCGGCTCTGGTCGCGGCCGCCAACCGGCTCGACGATGTCGAGATCGTCGACATGCAGGCGCTCTATCCGTCCGGGAGCATCAGTGTCGACACGGAGGTCCGTCGCCTCATCGCGGCCGATCGCATCGTGCTGCAGTTTCCGGTCATGTGGTATTCGCCGCCGCCGATCCTGAAGTCGTGGCAGAACGCCGTGCTGACCCACATGTTCTACATCGCCTATGAGGACGAGGGACGGCTGATCGAGGGGCGCCCATTGTTGGTCGCGGCAACCGCCGGCAACCTGCCCGCGGCCTATGCGCCTGAAGGCGTCAACCTGTTCGCGCTGACCAACCTGCTGCGTCCGCTGCAATCGACGGCGCATCGCTGCGGCCTCGTCTGGGCCGAGCCCTTCACCGTCTATGAAGCCAACCGGCTCAACCCGCAGGCTCGCGACCTTGCCGGCAGGCGTTATGCCGAACGGCTCCGGCACTGGTCCGCCGAGACGGCCTCTCATCCGGCCGGTTCAGCCACCGAACCCGTCGCGGTCGAGGCTTGA
- a CDS encoding LysR family transcriptional regulator produces MNLRSVDLNLLVVLDALLDEAHVSRAADRLGLSQPAASSALERCRHLFRDPLLERGKGMMRLTPKAETLRVPLKNLLAEATIILAPPAIDLADLSQTVRIGMADHPATVIAGPLHHRLGLTAPGIDVVIQPWHGASAALDALAKGQIDLAASVFPEVGLSFRRKHLLDEHYLVLMRKGHPAADGFDLERWLAFPHVLVSGRGETRGALDDALAGIGRTRRVGMVVPSFIMVPPLLAGSDLIALLPSRCLPPRWQEQFAAFEPAVAVKGFPLHLAWHVRRDQDMAVQHVAKIIQDLLR; encoded by the coding sequence ATGAATTTACGCTCCGTCGATCTCAATCTGCTGGTGGTGCTCGACGCGCTGCTCGACGAGGCCCATGTCTCGCGTGCGGCCGACCGCCTCGGCCTGTCGCAACCCGCCGCCTCCAGCGCCCTCGAGCGCTGCCGCCACCTGTTCCGCGATCCGCTGCTGGAGCGTGGCAAGGGCATGATGCGGTTGACGCCCAAGGCCGAGACGCTGCGGGTGCCGCTCAAGAACCTGCTGGCCGAAGCAACCATCATCCTCGCACCGCCGGCGATCGATCTCGCCGATCTCAGCCAGACGGTCAGGATCGGCATGGCCGACCACCCGGCGACCGTCATCGCCGGTCCGTTGCACCACCGGTTGGGGTTGACGGCGCCCGGCATCGACGTCGTGATCCAGCCCTGGCATGGCGCATCGGCGGCGCTCGATGCGCTGGCCAAGGGCCAGATCGACCTGGCGGCCTCGGTGTTTCCCGAGGTCGGCCTGTCGTTCCGGCGCAAGCATTTGCTCGACGAGCACTATCTCGTGCTGATGCGCAAGGGCCATCCCGCCGCCGACGGCTTCGATCTCGAGCGCTGGCTGGCCTTTCCCCATGTACTGGTGTCAGGGCGTGGCGAAACCCGCGGCGCGCTCGATGATGCGCTGGCCGGCATCGGCCGGACCCGTCGCGTCGGCATGGTCGTGCCGAGCTTCATAATGGTGCCGCCTTTGCTCGCGGGCTCGGACCTGATCGCCTTGCTGCCGAGCCGCTGCCTGCCGCCGCGATGGCAAGAGCAATTCGCGGCGTTCGAGCCAGCGGTCGCGGTCAAGGGTTTTCCGCTGCATCTCGCCTGGCACGTCAGGCGGGATCAGGACATGGCTGTGCAGCATGTCGCCAAGATCATCCAAGACCTGCTGCGCTGA
- a CDS encoding CobW family GTP-binding protein codes for MSIFDRDKSAERIPVCIVTGFLGAGKTTLINRLLGNPGMKGALVIVNEFGAVGLDHLFIESTDTDLVLLSSGCICCTVRGDLEMALRDIAAKRQAGTIAPFDRVLIETTGLADPAPVAALFLNHPMVMHDFRLQAVVTVVDAVNGMRQLDEHAEAMVQAGLSDLLLISKTDIADARDAASLDRRLGQIAPQAKRMVACHGEVAPEIIFAAVPAAPARSLPPPLEAHPGTCADPQCSHPDHGTRHDASIRTICIVHDRPLPWAIVNDWLGLVRSTWGDALLRLKGLVAVTDEPGPLVVHGVHRTFHPPVALDDWPDDDRRTRLVLIVRDVDPGAILASFQAATAEAEAPT; via the coding sequence ATGAGCATCTTCGATCGGGACAAATCGGCAGAACGCATCCCCGTCTGCATCGTCACCGGGTTCCTGGGGGCGGGGAAAACGACGCTGATCAACCGGTTGCTCGGCAATCCCGGCATGAAGGGTGCGCTCGTCATCGTCAACGAGTTCGGCGCCGTCGGGCTCGACCACCTGTTCATTGAAAGCACCGATACCGATCTTGTCCTGCTGTCGTCCGGCTGCATCTGCTGCACGGTGCGCGGCGACCTGGAAATGGCCTTGCGCGATATCGCGGCCAAGCGGCAGGCCGGTACGATCGCGCCGTTCGACCGTGTCCTGATCGAGACCACCGGACTTGCCGATCCGGCGCCCGTCGCGGCGCTGTTCCTGAACCACCCGATGGTCATGCACGACTTCCGCCTTCAGGCGGTCGTCACCGTCGTCGACGCGGTCAACGGCATGCGCCAGCTCGACGAACATGCCGAAGCCATGGTGCAGGCCGGCCTGTCGGACCTGCTGCTGATCAGCAAGACCGACATCGCGGATGCGCGGGATGCGGCCAGCCTCGATCGCCGGCTCGGCCAGATCGCGCCTCAGGCCAAACGCATGGTCGCATGTCATGGCGAGGTGGCGCCGGAGATCATCTTCGCGGCGGTTCCGGCGGCACCCGCGCGATCGTTGCCGCCGCCCCTGGAAGCACATCCGGGCACATGCGCCGATCCGCAATGCAGCCATCCCGACCACGGAACACGCCACGATGCCAGCATTCGCACGATCTGCATCGTGCATGACCGGCCTTTGCCCTGGGCTATCGTCAACGACTGGCTCGGCCTTGTCCGTTCGACCTGGGGCGATGCGCTCCTGCGCCTCAAGGGACTTGTCGCGGTCACCGACGAGCCCGGCCCGCTGGTGGTCCATGGCGTCCACCGGACCTTTCACCCGCCGGTCGCACTCGACGACTGGCCCGACGACGATCGCCGGACCCGCCTGGTGCTGATCGTCAGAGACGTCGATCCCGGGGCAATCCTCGCGAGCTTTCAGGCGGCGACCGCCGAAGCCGAAGCGCCGACGTGA
- a CDS encoding cyclase family protein, giving the protein MTVRDPKDLAEQPNAPERRDFLKGAAVGGVVAAASLHVAQMAVTPAQAQTPAVQPWWPSRWGADDQIGATNHITPQKVLEAAQWIRDGKIYRIGRMSEAAMPKFGDRAFTLRIPGNPTGGPFAGNKLVYNDEYLATEIGQTGTQFDGLAHIGVQLGKDGDTSEMAYYNGVRGSDMVGSTGMKKLGIENVKPIFTRGHLIDVMAQRGGMMDVGQEVTLADVRGALAKQNMNENDIKPGDALFFNTGWGSLWMRNNDRYGSGEPGPGLEVARWAIEKQIVVMGGDSWGVEAVPNPDRNLAFPVHAELITKNGIHVHENLQFDALIADRKYQFVYIFSPIPIKGATGSPGGPIAVT; this is encoded by the coding sequence ATGACAGTGCGTGACCCGAAGGACCTTGCCGAGCAGCCGAACGCGCCCGAGCGGCGCGACTTTCTGAAAGGCGCGGCGGTCGGCGGCGTCGTTGCCGCCGCGAGCTTGCATGTCGCGCAGATGGCCGTGACCCCGGCCCAGGCGCAAACACCGGCCGTTCAGCCCTGGTGGCCGTCGCGGTGGGGAGCCGACGACCAGATCGGTGCGACCAATCACATCACGCCGCAGAAGGTGCTGGAGGCGGCGCAGTGGATCCGCGACGGCAAGATCTATCGTATTGGCCGGATGTCCGAAGCGGCCATGCCGAAATTTGGCGACCGGGCCTTTACCCTGCGCATTCCCGGCAACCCGACCGGCGGGCCGTTCGCCGGCAACAAGCTGGTCTACAACGACGAATATCTTGCCACCGAGATTGGCCAGACCGGCACCCAGTTCGACGGTCTCGCCCATATCGGCGTGCAGCTCGGCAAGGACGGCGATACCTCGGAGATGGCCTATTACAACGGCGTGCGCGGGTCCGACATGGTCGGTTCGACCGGCATGAAGAAGCTCGGGATCGAGAACGTCAAACCGATCTTCACCCGCGGCCATCTGATCGACGTCATGGCCCAGCGCGGTGGCATGATGGATGTCGGCCAGGAGGTCACGCTCGCCGATGTCCGCGGCGCGCTGGCCAAGCAGAACATGAACGAGAACGACATCAAGCCGGGGGACGCGCTGTTCTTCAACACCGGCTGGGGCTCGCTCTGGATGCGCAACAACGACCGCTACGGTTCGGGTGAACCCGGGCCGGGCCTGGAAGTCGCGCGCTGGGCGATCGAGAAGCAGATCGTCGTCATGGGGGGCGACAGCTGGGGCGTCGAGGCGGTGCCGAATCCCGACCGCAATCTGGCCTTTCCGGTTCATGCCGAACTGATCACCAAGAATGGCATCCACGTCCACGAGAACCTGCAGTTCGACGCCCTCATCGCCGATCGGAAATATCAGTTCGTCTACATTTTCTCGCCGATCCCGATCAAAGGCGCGACCGGCTCGCCCGGCGGTCCGATCGCGGTCACCTGA
- a CDS encoding methyl-accepting chemotaxis protein has translation MLNLASKKNQEIAAKLSALDRVQAVIEFDLTGTILAANQNFLTTVGYALGEIVGKHHSMFVEPGHKDSAEYRDFWNRLRAGEFQAAQYRRIGKDGREIWIEASYNPLMGRDRKPYKVVKFATDITAQKAADADRAGQVAAIRKAQAVIEFTLDGKILDANDNFLGAVGYSLAEIKGEHHQMFVEPATRGSLEYRQFWEALKRGEYQAAQYKRVGKGGREIWIEASYNPIFDAAGRPYKVVKFATDITQQMQLLANLRLMIDQNFGEIDQAVARSTSESSNAAEVAEATRGNVQTMAAAAEELAASVVEISQSMAKSQSATDSALEQTHTAGSFAKRLSDAASAMGGIVGLINNIAGQINLLALNATIESARAGEAGRGFAVVASEVKNLANQAAKATEQISSEINGVQTISTEVVNALDSIRASVEIMRNNVIATAASVEEQSAVTRDMSSNMQSAARAVSEISTSMTGISAAVTQVSQAVSTTREAASVLAR, from the coding sequence ATGTTAAATCTTGCATCAAAGAAAAACCAAGAGATCGCAGCCAAGCTGTCGGCTCTGGATCGTGTCCAGGCTGTCATCGAATTCGATCTCACTGGTACCATCCTCGCGGCAAATCAGAATTTCCTGACGACGGTCGGCTATGCGCTCGGCGAGATCGTCGGCAAGCATCACAGCATGTTCGTCGAACCCGGCCACAAGGACAGCGCCGAATATCGCGATTTCTGGAACCGGCTCAGAGCCGGCGAGTTCCAGGCGGCGCAATACCGGCGGATCGGCAAGGACGGCAGGGAAATCTGGATCGAAGCTTCTTACAATCCGCTCATGGGACGCGACCGGAAGCCCTACAAGGTGGTGAAATTCGCGACCGACATCACAGCGCAGAAGGCCGCCGATGCCGACCGCGCCGGTCAGGTGGCGGCGATCCGCAAGGCGCAGGCGGTGATCGAATTCACGCTCGATGGCAAGATCCTGGACGCCAATGATAATTTCCTCGGCGCGGTTGGCTATTCGCTGGCCGAAATCAAAGGCGAGCACCACCAGATGTTCGTCGAGCCGGCGACGCGCGGCAGCCTGGAATACCGCCAGTTCTGGGAGGCGCTGAAACGCGGCGAATATCAGGCCGCGCAATACAAGCGCGTTGGCAAGGGCGGCAGGGAGATCTGGATCGAGGCCTCCTACAATCCGATCTTCGATGCCGCCGGGCGGCCCTACAAGGTGGTGAAATTTGCCACCGACATCACCCAGCAGATGCAATTGCTGGCCAATCTCCGGCTCATGATCGACCAGAATTTCGGCGAGATCGACCAGGCCGTGGCCCGTTCGACCAGCGAGTCGAGCAATGCGGCGGAGGTCGCGGAAGCCACCCGCGGCAATGTCCAGACCATGGCGGCGGCGGCGGAAGAGCTGGCCGCCTCGGTGGTCGAGATCTCGCAGAGCATGGCCAAGTCGCAGTCGGCCACCGACAGCGCCCTGGAACAGACCCATACCGCCGGAAGCTTCGCCAAGCGCCTGTCGGACGCGGCGAGCGCCATGGGCGGCATTGTCGGCCTGATCAACAATATCGCCGGCCAGATCAACCTGCTGGCGCTCAACGCAACCATCGAGTCGGCGCGCGCGGGCGAAGCCGGGCGGGGCTTCGCCGTGGTCGCGTCCGAGGTCAAGAACCTCGCGAACCAGGCGGCCAAGGCGACCGAGCAGATCAGCTCGGAAATCAATGGCGTGCAGACCATCTCGACCGAGGTGGTGAACGCACTCGACTCGATCCGCGCCTCGGTCGAGATCATGCGCAACAATGTCATCGCAACCGCGGCTTCGGTCGAAGAACAGAGCGCGGTGACCCGCGACATGTCGTCGAACATGCAGAGCGCGGCCCGCGCCGTGTCCGAGATCTCGACCAGCATGACCGGCATTTCGGCCGCGGTGACGCAGGTGTCCCAGGCGGTCTCGACGACACGAGAGGCGGCAAGCGTGCTGGCGCGCTAG
- a CDS encoding LysR family transcriptional regulator has product MDWDNLRIALAVARHGSLSAAARALGTTQPTVSRRLGGFERRIGVKLFERAAGGLSPTPLCAALLDGLDRMDEGALVIERRIAARDTGLQGTISVTSLDWLGDCVVAPIVARFGSLHRLVSVELINDGRVFNLSRHEADIAFRFRSFEQEDLIERKVADIGYGLYAAPAYLERLGPPDFAAGCPGDAVVTLHEGAGRVCQVDWLEALAPKAQVILRANGLHAHLSAVEAGVALAALPRVLGDGRPGLRRLDTPLPAPVQAVRLGVHADLRDTPRIRAFIDFAASELKARAAVLNPA; this is encoded by the coding sequence TTGGATTGGGACAATCTGAGGATCGCGCTGGCGGTGGCCCGCCATGGTTCGCTCAGCGCCGCGGCACGGGCCCTCGGCACGACCCAGCCGACGGTCAGCCGCCGGCTCGGCGGCTTCGAGCGGCGCATCGGCGTCAAGCTGTTCGAACGTGCAGCCGGCGGACTGTCGCCGACCCCGCTCTGTGCGGCGCTGCTCGACGGCCTCGATCGGATGGACGAGGGCGCCCTGGTGATCGAGCGCCGGATTGCGGCCCGCGACACCGGCCTGCAGGGTACGATCTCGGTGACCAGCCTCGACTGGCTCGGCGATTGCGTGGTGGCGCCGATCGTGGCCCGCTTCGGCAGCCTGCACCGGCTGGTCAGCGTCGAGCTGATCAATGACGGACGGGTCTTCAACCTGTCGCGCCACGAGGCCGATATCGCGTTTCGCTTCCGCTCCTTCGAGCAGGAAGACCTGATCGAGCGCAAGGTCGCCGACATTGGTTATGGCCTCTATGCCGCACCGGCCTATCTGGAGCGGCTTGGGCCGCCGGACTTCGCCGCTGGCTGTCCCGGCGATGCGGTGGTGACGCTGCATGAAGGGGCCGGCCGGGTCTGCCAGGTCGACTGGCTCGAGGCCTTGGCGCCGAAGGCCCAGGTGATCCTGCGCGCCAACGGCCTGCATGCTCACCTTTCCGCCGTCGAAGCCGGCGTGGCGCTCGCCGCATTGCCACGCGTGCTCGGCGACGGCCGGCCGGGGCTCCGCCGCCTCGACACGCCGCTGCCCGCGCCGGTCCAGGCGGTGCGGCTCGGCGTGCATGCCGATCTCAGGGATACGCCGCGCATTCGCGCCTTCATCGACTTCGCGGCGAGCGAGCTGAAGGCGCGCGCCGCCGTGCTCAATCCGGCCTGA
- a CDS encoding IS481 family transposase has translation MGQVLHGSATTTEAVRRAIQHSQESLRALSKRYGINQKTVAKWKKRTSVTDVPTGPKNPTSTVLTIEEEAVIVAFRKHTLLPLDDCLYALQPTIPTLTRSSLHRCLQRHGISRLPEVEGEKPAKTKFKSYPIGFFHIDIAEVQTAEGKLYLYVAIDRTSKFAVVQIVRKTGRTSASAFLSALIEAVPYKIHTVLTDNGIQFTFPPRYADGPTARYVTHMFGMRCQENGIEHRLTKVKHPWTNGQVERMNRTIKEATVKRYHYDSHRQFEAHLADFVSAYNFGRRLKTLKGLTPYEFICKLWTTEPQRFRLDPLHQMPGLNT, from the coding sequence ATGGGCCAGGTTCTCCACGGGAGCGCCACGACGACTGAGGCGGTCCGTCGAGCGATACAACATAGTCAAGAGAGCCTGAGGGCTCTGTCTAAGCGCTACGGGATTAACCAGAAGACGGTCGCGAAGTGGAAGAAGCGGACCTCGGTGACCGATGTGCCGACCGGGCCGAAGAACCCGACTTCGACAGTGCTGACGATTGAGGAAGAGGCCGTGATCGTCGCCTTCCGGAAGCATACTTTGCTGCCGCTCGACGACTGCCTCTATGCGCTACAGCCGACGATCCCGACGCTGACGCGGTCATCCCTGCACCGCTGCCTGCAGCGTCACGGGATCAGCCGCCTGCCCGAGGTCGAAGGCGAGAAGCCGGCGAAGACGAAGTTCAAATCCTATCCGATCGGCTTCTTCCACATCGATATCGCCGAGGTGCAGACCGCTGAGGGCAAGCTGTACCTCTATGTCGCCATCGATCGCACGAGCAAATTCGCCGTCGTACAGATCGTCAGGAAGACGGGGCGGACCTCCGCGTCAGCCTTCCTCTCGGCCTTGATCGAGGCCGTCCCCTACAAGATCCATACCGTTCTCACCGACAACGGCATCCAGTTCACCTTCCCGCCACGGTATGCCGATGGTCCGACGGCGCGCTACGTGACGCACATGTTCGGCATGCGCTGCCAGGAGAACGGCATCGAGCACCGCCTCACCAAGGTGAAGCACCCTTGGACTAACGGCCAGGTCGAGCGCATGAACCGCACCATCAAAGAAGCCACCGTCAAGCGTTACCACTACGACAGCCACCGGCAGTTCGAAGCGCATCTCGCCGACTTCGTCAGCGCCTACAATTTCGGGCGGAGGCTGAAGACCCTCAAGGGCCTCACACCCTACGAATTCATCTGCAAACTCTGGACAACAGAGCCTCAACGATTCAGGCTCGATCCACTCCATCAAATGCCGGGACTAAACACCTAG
- a CDS encoding cupin domain-containing protein has protein sequence MQDVSNQRSPVILAPGAGRTYPMGRIGAVFKADGEETRNTCCISEWWLEPHTQGPGAHSHPEDDIFYVVEGTMSILVGERWVNAEKGAFILIPGGMTHDFQNRSDSKAGALNVSIPGGFEPHMPMIASWFAENPPKDA, from the coding sequence ATGCAAGACGTCAGCAACCAACGATCACCTGTCATCCTTGCCCCCGGCGCGGGCCGGACCTATCCGATGGGGCGCATCGGCGCCGTGTTCAAGGCCGACGGTGAGGAGACCCGGAACACCTGCTGCATCTCCGAATGGTGGCTTGAACCCCACACCCAGGGCCCGGGCGCGCATTCACACCCGGAAGACGACATATTCTACGTCGTCGAAGGCACGATGAGCATTCTGGTCGGCGAGCGCTGGGTCAACGCCGAGAAAGGCGCCTTCATCCTGATCCCCGGCGGGATGACCCACGATTTCCAGAATCGCAGCGACAGCAAGGCCGGCGCGCTCAACGTCTCAATCCCCGGCGGCTTCGAGCCACACATGCCCATGATCGCCAGCTGGTTCGCCGAGAACCCGCCAAAGGACGCCTAG
- a CDS encoding YeeE/YedE family protein: MTTTDPAAAADGAPAPSATWRYAIAAAASLAIAAAAYGLGRQPVAGAQLQLSLILGLAFGFVLQRSRFCFFCIWRDWLDRRDPRGLIGIITALAAGLAGYTLVFGAWLPDPSGTRLPPTAHIGPVGPALILGGLAFGAGMAISGSCISAHLYRLGEGSPTAPFALIGTGAGFILGFLSWNPVYLAVIAEAPVIWLPRQLGYAGALTLGLAVAAAAVIVLARRLPRRPAPAAIDPIQAVFITRWPAWVGGLAIGAIATAAYLRLSPLGVTAEIGARMRQAADAAGLLPARLEGLDTLRGCATLVRDALLTPNGLFVLGLVAAGFVAAVLSGAFRPTRPGPGHIARGLLGGLLLGFGAMIGLGCTVGTLLSGIMAGAASGWIHCVALIVGTTATLRAGRHLGLLEGPAAG; this comes from the coding sequence GTGACGACGACCGACCCGGCGGCAGCAGCGGATGGCGCACCGGCGCCATCCGCGACCTGGCGTTACGCCATCGCGGCGGCGGCCAGCCTGGCGATCGCCGCGGCAGCCTACGGGCTCGGCCGGCAACCGGTCGCCGGAGCCCAATTGCAGCTCTCCCTGATCCTGGGGCTAGCCTTCGGCTTCGTGTTGCAGCGCTCGCGCTTCTGCTTCTTCTGCATCTGGCGCGACTGGCTCGACCGGCGCGATCCGCGCGGGCTCATCGGCATCATCACGGCGCTCGCCGCGGGCCTTGCCGGCTATACGCTGGTGTTCGGCGCCTGGCTGCCGGACCCATCGGGAACCCGCCTGCCGCCGACCGCCCATATCGGGCCGGTGGGCCCGGCGCTGATCCTCGGCGGGCTCGCCTTCGGGGCCGGCATGGCGATTTCCGGCTCCTGCATCAGCGCCCATCTCTATCGGCTCGGCGAAGGTTCGCCGACGGCCCCCTTCGCGCTGATCGGCACCGGCGCCGGTTTCATCCTCGGTTTCCTCTCGTGGAACCCGGTCTATCTGGCCGTCATCGCCGAGGCTCCGGTGATCTGGCTGCCGCGCCAGCTTGGTTATGCCGGCGCCCTGACCCTTGGCCTGGCCGTCGCGGCGGCAGCGGTGATCGTGCTGGCGCGCCGGCTGCCGCGGAGGCCGGCACCGGCGGCCATCGACCCGATCCAGGCGGTGTTCATCACGCGCTGGCCGGCCTGGGTCGGCGGCCTCGCCATCGGAGCCATCGCGACCGCCGCCTATCTGCGCTTGAGCCCCTTGGGCGTCACCGCCGAGATCGGCGCGCGCATGCGGCAGGCGGCCGATGCGGCAGGGCTCTTGCCGGCACGGCTGGAAGGCCTCGATACGCTCCGCGGCTGCGCCACCCTGGTGCGCGATGCGCTGCTGACGCCAAACGGCCTGTTCGTCCTGGGTCTTGTCGCGGCAGGTTTTGTCGCGGCGGTCCTGTCCGGTGCGTTCCGGCCAACTCGTCCCGGTCCCGGTCATATCGCACGCGGACTGCTCGGCGGGCTGCTGCTCGGCTTCGGCGCGATGATCGGGCTCGGCTGCACCGTCGGCACGCTGCTCTCCGGCATCATGGCGGGGGCTGCCTCGGGTTGGATCCATTGCGTCGCGCTGATCGTCGGCACGACTGCCACGCTGCGCGCCGGCCGACATCTCGGCCTGCTCGAAGGTCCGGCCGCAGGCTGA